The following are from one region of the Mesorhizobium sp. B2-8-5 genome:
- the mtnA gene encoding S-methyl-5-thioribose-1-phosphate isomerase gives MNVGERHYRTIWLSDDKRSVEIIDQRWLPHEFRIEKIGSVTGIATAIRDMWVRGAPLIGVTAAYGVAIQMMDDPSDEALDAVWETLHRTRPTAINLRWALDEMRRHLKPLAPAERAEAAYRRAAEIADEDVGLNRAIGENGLAIIRQIAARKQPGESVNILTHCNAGWLATVDYGTATAPIYLATEAGIPVHVYVDETRPRNQGAQLTAWEMAGHGVPHTLIVDNAGGHLMQRGDIDMVIVGTDRTTADGDVCNKIGTYLKALAAADNDVPFYVALPSPTIDWTVADGLKEIPIEERSGDEVSLVWGKTADGKVAQVRVSPDATPAANPAFDVTPARLVTGLITERGVAKASREGLKAMFPERG, from the coding sequence TTGAACGTCGGCGAACGCCACTATCGCACCATCTGGCTCAGCGACGACAAGCGCTCGGTCGAGATCATCGACCAGCGCTGGCTGCCGCATGAATTCCGCATCGAGAAGATCGGAAGCGTCACCGGCATCGCCACCGCGATCCGCGACATGTGGGTGCGCGGCGCGCCGCTGATCGGCGTCACCGCGGCCTATGGCGTCGCCATCCAGATGATGGACGACCCATCGGACGAAGCGCTCGACGCGGTGTGGGAGACGCTGCATAGGACACGGCCGACGGCGATCAATCTGCGCTGGGCGTTGGACGAGATGCGCCGGCACCTCAAGCCGCTCGCGCCTGCAGAGCGTGCCGAAGCGGCCTACAGACGGGCCGCCGAGATCGCCGATGAGGATGTCGGGCTGAACCGCGCCATCGGCGAAAACGGGCTTGCGATCATCAGGCAGATCGCGGCACGCAAGCAGCCGGGCGAGAGCGTCAACATCCTCACCCATTGCAATGCCGGCTGGCTGGCGACGGTCGATTACGGCACCGCCACCGCGCCGATCTACCTGGCGACCGAGGCCGGCATTCCGGTGCATGTCTATGTCGACGAGACCAGGCCGCGCAACCAGGGCGCCCAGCTCACCGCCTGGGAAATGGCGGGACACGGCGTACCGCACACGCTGATCGTCGACAATGCCGGAGGCCACCTGATGCAGCGCGGCGACATCGATATGGTGATCGTCGGCACCGACCGCACCACGGCCGATGGCGACGTCTGCAACAAGATCGGCACCTATCTCAAGGCACTCGCGGCCGCCGACAATGATGTGCCCTTCTATGTCGCGCTCCCCTCGCCCACCATCGACTGGACAGTGGCCGACGGGCTGAAGGAAATCCCGATCGAGGAGCGCTCGGGCGACGAGGTTTCGCTGGTGTGGGGGAAGACGGCTGACGGAAAGGTCGCGCAGGTGCGGGTCTCACCGGATGCGACGCCGGCGGCCAATCCGGCGTTCGACGTGACGCCGGCAAGGTTGGTGACCGGGCTGATCACCGAGCGCGGCGTGGCCAAGGCTTCGCGCGAGGGGCTGAAGGCGATGTTTCCGGAGCGGGGGTGA
- a CDS encoding ABC transporter permease subunit, which translates to MKRASFRASLTLIVVALIAGGVAYAGLLPSYWVFLATSVLITGVALQSLGLVAGRTGMIALCQMSFAGVGAWTVGYLNLAEAPGGLATWILVGGLAAVPFGVAIGLPALRLRGINLAIVTLSFATAFDTILATMTYPGQTDFLQVPRPELFDSDEGYFVFVLLFYVAIAVSLEFISRARLGASWLAVRHSERAAAAHGVRIATAKLTAFALSAFVAGISGGLLAGYLGTLVAENFSMMQSLSLYAVSVMAGAHFAEGAIIGGLLVVMFPEILRRLDWPQDIGNVLFAIGATQALSTGETMSETFRRQFRKLLPARAPKAAAASASDLPAAVERAAGPVLAIEGLTVRYGSVVALNNVSLSVAAGTVAGLIGPNGAGKSTFIDAVAGFLSSYQGSVRLGGKPLEDVPAHLRAREGVRRTWQTNRIAPELTVGGYLALAAKGLSVIETKAVLDWLDCPHPDTLVASVDAGTRRLLDVAGVVAARPAVVLLDEPAAGQSHEETLRLGRRIAEIPKLFGSAVLLVEHDMDLIRAVCSEVTVLDFGQVIASGPPAKVLSERAVKKAYLGIEEESVAA; encoded by the coding sequence ATGAAGCGCGCTAGTTTTCGGGCCTCATTGACCCTCATCGTCGTGGCGCTTATCGCCGGCGGCGTCGCCTATGCCGGCCTCCTGCCGTCTTATTGGGTGTTCCTTGCAACCTCGGTCCTGATCACTGGCGTCGCGCTGCAGAGCCTCGGCCTCGTCGCCGGCCGCACCGGCATGATCGCGCTCTGTCAGATGTCCTTCGCCGGCGTCGGCGCCTGGACGGTTGGCTATCTCAACCTCGCCGAAGCGCCAGGTGGCCTCGCCACATGGATCCTGGTCGGTGGCCTCGCGGCCGTGCCGTTCGGCGTTGCCATCGGCCTGCCGGCGCTGAGGCTGCGCGGCATCAACCTCGCCATCGTCACGCTCTCCTTCGCCACCGCCTTCGACACCATCCTGGCCACCATGACCTATCCCGGCCAGACCGACTTCCTGCAGGTGCCACGGCCGGAACTGTTCGACAGCGACGAGGGCTATTTCGTCTTCGTGCTGCTGTTCTATGTGGCGATCGCGGTTTCGCTCGAATTCATCAGCCGCGCGCGGCTCGGCGCGTCCTGGCTGGCGGTGCGTCACTCGGAGCGCGCCGCCGCCGCGCATGGCGTCCGCATCGCCACCGCCAAGCTCACGGCTTTCGCGCTGAGCGCCTTCGTCGCCGGCATTTCCGGCGGTCTGCTCGCTGGCTATCTCGGCACGCTGGTCGCCGAGAATTTCAGCATGATGCAGTCGCTCTCGCTCTACGCGGTGTCGGTGATGGCCGGCGCGCATTTCGCCGAGGGTGCGATCATCGGCGGCCTGCTCGTCGTCATGTTCCCGGAAATCCTGCGCCGGCTGGACTGGCCGCAGGACATCGGCAATGTGCTGTTTGCCATCGGCGCAACCCAGGCGCTGTCGACCGGCGAGACGATGAGCGAGACCTTCCGGCGCCAGTTCCGCAAACTGCTGCCGGCGCGCGCGCCGAAAGCCGCTGCCGCGTCCGCCTCCGACCTGCCGGCAGCAGTCGAGCGTGCCGCCGGCCCGGTCCTCGCCATCGAGGGATTGACGGTTCGCTATGGCAGCGTGGTCGCGCTGAACAATGTCAGCCTGAGCGTTGCCGCCGGTACGGTTGCCGGCTTGATCGGCCCCAATGGCGCCGGCAAATCGACCTTCATTGATGCCGTCGCCGGCTTCCTATCGTCCTATCAGGGGAGCGTGCGGCTGGGCGGCAAGCCGCTCGAAGACGTGCCGGCGCATCTGCGCGCCCGAGAAGGCGTGCGCCGCACCTGGCAGACCAACCGCATCGCGCCGGAGCTGACCGTCGGCGGCTACCTGGCGCTGGCGGCCAAGGGCCTGTCGGTGATCGAGACCAAAGCTGTGCTCGACTGGCTCGACTGTCCGCATCCCGACACGCTGGTGGCTTCGGTCGATGCCGGCACAAGGCGGCTGCTCGACGTCGCGGGCGTCGTCGCTGCCCGCCCGGCCGTCGTGCTGCTCGACGAGCCGGCCGCCGGCCAGTCGCATGAGGAAACGCTGCGGCTTGGCCGGCGCATCGCCGAGATCCCGAAGCTGTTCGGATCGGCGGTGCTTCTGGTCGAGCACGACATGGACCTGATTCGGGCCGTCTGCTCGGAGGTCACCGTGCTCGATTTTGGCCAGGTCATCGCCTCAGGCCCGCCGGCCAAGGTGCTCAGCGAGCGGGCGGTGAAGAAAGCCTATCTCGGCATTGAGGAAGAGAGCGTGGCGGCATGA
- a CDS encoding branched-chain amino acid ABC transporter permease, producing MNAMLTSAVAGLTAGGTYALLGVCAVFTYRLVAVVNFTGAAIGTAGTFVLIALFEAGFPIWPSVLAGIAGGTATGVAIGYIMTRWFGEASASTKAAVTVALLVGLIAIGLRLTGGQHPHNMPELFPGSAFRLAGVEVTIASVLTIGLAVLFTILSDLFLNRTKIGLNLRALADRPMAAELLGVRVQILSLLVWGMTGAFTTFALMIIAPQRSPNFMTLSLLVVPALAAALIGVFRSFWWTLAGGIALGIVEGLASSIDSISQYRSAIPFLVVLAVLLWSQREARWDEAR from the coding sequence ATGAACGCAATGCTCACATCCGCCGTGGCGGGACTGACGGCCGGGGGCACCTATGCCCTGCTCGGCGTCTGCGCCGTCTTCACCTACCGGCTCGTCGCCGTGGTGAATTTCACCGGGGCCGCCATCGGAACCGCGGGCACCTTCGTGCTGATCGCACTGTTCGAGGCCGGGTTCCCGATCTGGCCCTCGGTGCTGGCGGGGATTGCGGGGGGCACGGCGACCGGCGTCGCAATCGGCTACATCATGACGCGGTGGTTCGGCGAAGCGAGTGCTTCGACCAAGGCGGCCGTGACGGTGGCGTTGCTCGTCGGCCTGATCGCCATAGGTCTGCGCCTGACAGGCGGCCAGCATCCGCATAACATGCCCGAGTTGTTCCCAGGCTCGGCCTTCCGCCTCGCCGGCGTAGAGGTGACCATCGCCTCGGTGCTCACCATCGGGCTCGCGGTGCTGTTCACCATCCTTTCCGACCTCTTCCTCAACCGGACTAAAATCGGCCTCAATCTGCGCGCGCTGGCCGACCGGCCTATGGCGGCGGAACTGCTCGGCGTGCGGGTGCAGATACTGTCGCTGCTGGTATGGGGCATGACGGGCGCCTTCACCACTTTCGCGCTGATGATCATCGCGCCGCAGCGCTCGCCGAACTTCATGACGCTTAGCCTGCTTGTCGTGCCGGCGCTCGCCGCGGCACTCATCGGCGTCTTCCGCAGCTTCTGGTGGACGCTGGCCGGCGGCATTGCGCTCGGCATCGTCGAAGGGCTGGCGAGCTCCATCGACAGCATCAGCCAGTATCGCAGCGCCATTCCCTTCCTGGTGGTGCTTGCCGTTCTTCTCTGGTCGCAGCGGGAGGCCCGTTGGGATGAAGCGCGCTAG
- a CDS encoding 6,7-dimethyl-8-ribityllumazine synthase: MNQHFLKDHTVRHVAVIRARWHADIVDQCVAAFGTELAALGGFAVEAFDVPGAYEIPLHAKTLAETGRYAAILGTAFVVNGGIYRHDFVASAVIDGMMNVQLATGVPVLSAVLTPHNYHDSAEHHRFFHEHFTVKGKEAAKACVEILAARSRIAA, from the coding sequence ATGAATCAGCATTTCCTCAAAGACCATACTGTCCGTCATGTCGCCGTCATCCGGGCGCGCTGGCATGCCGATATCGTCGACCAATGCGTGGCGGCCTTCGGGACGGAGCTTGCCGCGCTCGGCGGCTTTGCCGTCGAGGCCTTCGACGTGCCGGGCGCCTACGAGATCCCGCTGCACGCCAAGACGCTTGCCGAGACCGGCCGTTACGCCGCGATCCTCGGCACCGCCTTCGTCGTCAATGGCGGCATCTACCGGCACGACTTCGTGGCGAGCGCCGTCATTGACGGCATGATGAACGTGCAGCTTGCGACCGGCGTGCCGGTGCTGTCGGCGGTGCTGACGCCGCACAACTACCATGACAGCGCCGAGCACCATCGCTTCTTCCACGAGCATTTCACCGTGAAGGGCAAGGAAGCGGCGAAGGCCTGCGTCGAGATCCTCGCCGCGCGCTCACGCATCGCCGCATGA
- a CDS encoding CobW family GTP-binding protein: MSAPDPSSDARIPVTILTGFLGSGKTTVLNRLLGQPSLAGAAVIVNEFGAVGLDHLLIEASEEQFTLLDNGCVCCTVRGDLVATLKELGRRSRAGETPPLSQVIIETTGLADPAPILHTLMAEAELTARFRIGGVVTTVDAVNGAATLQRHREAAKQVAVADRLLITKTDLVSNEALGGLQHRLEHLAPAVEQTVARNGEIELDLLKSLPADAAADVNRIAARLEAADHHDHECGADCHHGHDHHRDTHHGIRSFSFIIDKPVEWAAFARWLDYVAALKGEDLLRFKGIVHTTDEPEPPLVLHGVQHVFHPPARLDRWPSADRRTRLVFIVRDIERETIARTLVKFAAIDAASIAAPALAAA, translated from the coding sequence ATGAGCGCGCCTGATCCCTCAAGCGACGCGAGGATACCGGTGACAATCCTCACCGGCTTCCTCGGCAGCGGCAAGACGACGGTGCTCAACCGCCTGCTAGGCCAGCCCTCGCTTGCCGGCGCCGCCGTCATCGTCAACGAGTTCGGTGCCGTCGGGCTCGACCATCTGCTGATCGAGGCCAGCGAGGAGCAGTTCACGCTGCTCGACAATGGCTGCGTCTGCTGCACGGTGCGCGGCGATCTCGTCGCCACGCTGAAGGAGCTCGGCCGCAGGAGCCGGGCCGGCGAAACGCCACCGCTCAGCCAAGTGATCATCGAGACCACCGGTCTTGCCGACCCGGCGCCGATCCTGCACACGCTGATGGCCGAAGCTGAGCTCACGGCTCGCTTTCGCATCGGTGGTGTCGTCACCACCGTCGATGCGGTGAATGGCGCGGCGACGCTTCAGCGTCATCGGGAAGCCGCCAAGCAGGTCGCCGTCGCCGACCGGCTGCTGATCACCAAGACCGATCTCGTCTCGAACGAGGCACTCGGCGGCTTGCAGCACCGGCTGGAGCATCTGGCACCGGCCGTCGAGCAAACCGTTGCCCGCAACGGCGAAATCGAACTCGATCTGCTGAAGAGCCTGCCCGCCGATGCTGCGGCGGATGTGAACCGCATCGCCGCGCGGCTCGAAGCGGCTGATCACCACGACCATGAATGCGGAGCTGATTGCCACCATGGTCACGATCATCATCGCGACACACACCACGGCATCCGGTCCTTCAGCTTCATCATCGACAAGCCAGTCGAGTGGGCCGCTTTCGCCCGCTGGCTGGACTATGTCGCGGCGCTGAAGGGCGAGGATCTGCTGCGCTTCAAGGGCATCGTGCACACCACGGACGAGCCGGAGCCGCCACTGGTGCTCCACGGCGTGCAGCATGTCTTTCATCCGCCGGCGCGGCTCGACCGCTGGCCGTCGGCGGACCGCCGCACCCGGCTGGTGTTCATCGTCCGCGACATCGAGCGCGAGACCATCGCCCGCACGCTGGTGAAATTCGCCGCCATCGACGCCGCCAGCATTGCCGCGCCGGCGCTGGCTGCCGCCTGA
- a CDS encoding ABC transporter ATP-binding protein — protein MSRLVVSNLSINRAELPVVTSVDLTAESGAISVVLGANGAGKTTLLEGLSGIIPVAGGSIAIDGRELQKARPGARSREGLAHVEQGRTVFRQLTTEENLRVSLHPGADIAEAYALFPELVQRRTVKASLLSGGEQQMLVIARALLTRPKVLLIDEMSAGLAPVIVTRLMTAVRKLADDGLAVVLVEQFAALALSIGNRAYVMRRGRVVYDGDCAKLRQSPDELHRLYLGEAEMAATS, from the coding sequence ATGAGCAGGCTCGTCGTTTCCAACCTGTCGATCAACCGCGCCGAGTTGCCCGTCGTCACGTCGGTCGATCTCACCGCCGAAAGCGGCGCGATCAGCGTCGTGCTCGGGGCCAATGGCGCCGGCAAGACAACGCTGCTCGAAGGTCTGTCGGGCATCATCCCGGTCGCAGGCGGCAGCATCGCCATCGATGGCCGCGAGCTGCAGAAGGCACGGCCCGGCGCCCGCTCGCGCGAAGGGCTCGCCCATGTCGAGCAGGGCCGCACCGTCTTCCGCCAGCTGACGACCGAAGAGAATTTGCGCGTCAGCCTGCATCCCGGCGCCGACATAGCGGAAGCCTATGCGCTGTTTCCCGAGCTGGTGCAGCGCCGCACGGTGAAGGCGAGCCTGCTTTCCGGCGGCGAGCAGCAGATGCTGGTGATCGCGCGGGCACTTCTCACCCGCCCGAAAGTGCTGCTCATCGACGAAATGTCCGCCGGTCTCGCCCCGGTCATCGTCACGCGGCTGATGACGGCCGTGCGCAAGCTCGCCGATGACGGCCTGGCCGTCGTCCTCGTCGAGCAGTTCGCGGCGCTTGCGCTGTCGATCGGCAACCGCGCCTATGTCATGCGCCGCGGCCGCGTCGTCTATGACGGCGATTGCGCGAAGCTGCGCCAATCGCCCGACGAACTGCACCGGCTTTATCTCGGAGAGGCGGAGATGGCTGCCACATCCTGA
- a CDS encoding ABC transporter substrate-binding protein — MHWKSRLLAAAFAGIGLAAMAGTASAAGPTCKDGAIKVGAVSTVTGPADFSEVPKATQAAFDAVNAAGGINGCKIDYTIADDKADPAVAAQAARDLIDNKEAVALVGSASLLDCAVNSATYSRKKILSVQGLGVDAACFSSPNVAPVNVGPYTLSTAMAYYATNELKTKKLCAFFIIIGGTQEAYKKAIETWEQISGQKIHLIDLTLPFQGDLTPYVIKARDAGCDAVLTNQVEPQVVQLIKTVDAQKITGINWLFLAPGYTEQVAKALADTKQPIYVGTEWEPYTEKNSAANAQWIADMQKANRPLTAFSQGGYLAAELFLKVVASIDGEVTRESVAKALHDMQPLTNSLAGSPYVFGKAKTHSPMQATKVMKLEAGAWKVETPDWIVLPQAK, encoded by the coding sequence ATGCATTGGAAATCGAGACTACTCGCAGCGGCATTTGCCGGCATCGGCCTTGCCGCCATGGCCGGCACGGCGTCCGCCGCCGGCCCAACCTGCAAGGATGGCGCCATCAAGGTCGGCGCGGTGTCGACCGTCACCGGCCCGGCTGATTTCTCCGAAGTGCCGAAGGCGACCCAGGCCGCCTTCGATGCGGTCAATGCCGCCGGCGGCATCAATGGCTGCAAGATCGACTACACCATCGCCGACGACAAGGCGGATCCGGCGGTCGCCGCGCAAGCCGCGCGCGACCTGATCGACAACAAGGAGGCGGTAGCGCTGGTCGGCTCGGCCAGCCTGCTCGACTGTGCCGTCAACTCCGCCACCTACAGCCGCAAGAAGATCCTCTCGGTGCAGGGTCTCGGCGTCGACGCCGCCTGCTTCTCCTCGCCCAACGTCGCACCCGTTAACGTCGGCCCTTACACGCTGTCGACGGCGATGGCCTACTACGCCACGAACGAATTGAAGACGAAGAAACTCTGCGCCTTCTTCATCATCATCGGCGGTACCCAGGAGGCCTACAAGAAGGCGATCGAGACCTGGGAACAGATCAGCGGCCAGAAGATCCACCTGATCGATCTGACGCTGCCCTTCCAGGGCGATCTCACGCCTTACGTCATCAAGGCGCGCGACGCCGGCTGCGACGCCGTGTTGACCAACCAGGTCGAGCCGCAGGTGGTGCAGCTGATCAAGACGGTGGATGCACAGAAGATCACCGGCATCAACTGGCTCTTCCTGGCGCCCGGCTACACCGAGCAGGTTGCCAAGGCGCTGGCCGACACAAAGCAGCCGATCTATGTCGGCACCGAGTGGGAGCCCTACACCGAGAAGAACTCGGCCGCCAACGCGCAATGGATTGCCGACATGCAGAAGGCGAACAGGCCGCTCACCGCCTTCTCGCAGGGCGGCTACCTCGCCGCCGAGCTGTTCCTCAAGGTGGTCGCTTCGATCGACGGCGAGGTGACGCGTGAAAGCGTGGCCAAGGCGCTGCACGACATGCAGCCGCTCACCAACTCGCTCGCCGGCTCGCCTTACGTGTTCGGCAAGGCCAAGACGCATTCGCCGATGCAGGCCACCAAGGTGATGAAGCTCGAGGCCGGCGCCTGGAAGGTCGAGACCCCGGACTGGATCGTGCTGCCGCAGGCCAAGTGA
- a CDS encoding MgtC/SapB family protein translates to MFETLCCDMPLHPTWPDLVGRLLVTLLAGFLIGLNREARGHSAGLRTTILVGLAACVAMIQANMLLDVSGKGPDSFVRMDVMRFALGVLTGVGFIGGGAILRRGDLVTGVTTAATMWIMTMIGLAFGGGQYGLGAIATVLTLVTLQALKWVDLKIARNHKAILSVSWPKSSPPDLPDIVRPLGYDARFVGMEHDVDHQRFVFSFKVQWKQPDAERPSTEALAVVGEHCTVERFDVIGENSS, encoded by the coding sequence ATGTTCGAGACGCTTTGCTGCGACATGCCGCTTCATCCGACCTGGCCGGACCTCGTCGGGCGGCTCTTGGTCACGTTGCTGGCAGGCTTTCTCATAGGCTTGAATCGCGAGGCGCGCGGGCATTCCGCCGGGCTGAGGACAACCATTCTGGTCGGCTTGGCGGCCTGCGTGGCCATGATCCAGGCCAACATGCTGCTCGATGTTTCCGGCAAGGGGCCGGATTCCTTCGTGCGCATGGACGTCATGCGCTTTGCGCTGGGCGTGCTCACCGGTGTCGGCTTCATCGGCGGTGGCGCCATCCTGCGGCGCGGCGATCTGGTCACCGGCGTCACCACAGCCGCGACGATGTGGATCATGACCATGATCGGCCTTGCCTTCGGCGGCGGCCAGTACGGCCTCGGCGCGATCGCGACGGTACTGACGCTGGTGACGTTGCAGGCGCTGAAATGGGTCGACCTCAAGATCGCGCGCAACCACAAGGCGATCCTGTCGGTCTCATGGCCGAAAAGCTCGCCGCCCGATCTCCCGGACATTGTGCGGCCGCTTGGCTACGATGCCCGCTTCGTGGGCATGGAACATGACGTCGACCACCAACGCTTCGTATTTTCTTTCAAGGTGCAATGGAAGCAGCCCGACGCGGAAAGGCCTTCGACCGAAGCGCTGGCCGTAGTCGGTGAACATTGCACGGTCGAGCGCTTCGACGTGATCGGCGAGAATTCGTCCTGA
- the fba gene encoding class II fructose-bisphosphate aldolase (catalyzes the reversible aldol condensation of dihydroxyacetonephosphate and glyceraldehyde 3-phosphate in the Calvin cycle, glycolysis, and/or gluconeogenesis) produces the protein MARITLRQLLDHAAEHGYGVPAFNMNNMEQGLAIMEAAEETKSPVILQASRGARAYANDVVLAKLIDALVEIHPDIPVCMHLDHGNNEATCVTAIQYGFTSVMMDGSLKEDGKSPADYAYNSGITRRVVDMAHWGGVSVEGEIGVLGSLESGGGEQEDGHGVEGAISHDQLLTDPVQAEQFVRDTHVDALAVAMGTSHGAYKFSRKPDGAVLAMNVIEEIHRRLPNMHLVMHGSSSVPEDLQEIINKYGGQMKPTWGVPVEEIQRGIKHGVRKINIDTDNRMALTGAIRKVLTENPSEFDPRKYLTPAMAAMKKLCKERFEQFGTAGNAPKIKPIPLADMAKRYKSGSLDPKFG, from the coding sequence TTGGCTCGCATCACACTGAGACAATTGCTCGACCATGCCGCCGAACATGGCTATGGCGTGCCTGCCTTCAACATGAACAATATGGAACAGGGCCTCGCCATCATGGAGGCGGCGGAGGAGACCAAGTCGCCGGTCATCCTGCAGGCCAGCCGCGGCGCTCGCGCCTATGCCAATGACGTGGTGTTGGCCAAGCTGATCGACGCGCTGGTCGAAATCCATCCCGACATCCCGGTCTGCATGCATCTCGACCACGGCAACAACGAAGCCACCTGCGTCACCGCGATCCAGTACGGCTTCACCTCGGTGATGATGGACGGCTCGCTGAAGGAGGATGGCAAGTCGCCGGCCGACTACGCCTACAATTCCGGCATCACGCGCCGCGTCGTCGACATGGCGCATTGGGGCGGCGTGTCGGTGGAAGGCGAGATCGGCGTGCTCGGCTCGCTGGAAAGCGGCGGCGGCGAGCAGGAAGACGGCCACGGCGTCGAAGGCGCGATCAGCCATGACCAGTTGCTGACCGATCCGGTGCAGGCCGAGCAATTCGTGCGCGACACACATGTCGACGCGCTGGCGGTGGCCATGGGCACCAGCCACGGCGCCTATAAATTCTCGCGCAAGCCGGACGGCGCGGTGCTGGCGATGAACGTGATCGAGGAGATCCACCGCCGCCTGCCCAACATGCATCTGGTCATGCATGGCTCGTCCTCGGTGCCGGAGGATCTGCAGGAGATCATCAACAAATATGGCGGCCAGATGAAGCCGACCTGGGGCGTGCCGGTGGAAGAGATCCAGCGCGGCATCAAGCATGGCGTGCGCAAGATCAACATCGACACCGACAACCGCATGGCGCTGACCGGCGCCATCCGCAAGGTGCTGACCGAGAATCCGTCGGAATTCGATCCGCGCAAATATCTGACGCCGGCCATGGCGGCCATGAAGAAGCTCTGCAAGGAGCGTTTCGAGCAGTTCGGCACCGCCGGCAACGCGCCGAAGATCAAGCCGATCCCGCTGGCGGACATGGCCAAGCGCTACAAGTCGGGCAGCCTGGATCCGAAATTCGGCTGA
- a CDS encoding peptide ABC transporter permease, with amino-acid sequence MSKDRDDEGPVFSGQNARQGEIILHTRTQRIIFIAGLVGIVVLALVVSLAAH; translated from the coding sequence ATGAGCAAGGATCGCGACGACGAAGGGCCGGTTTTCTCCGGCCAGAATGCCCGGCAGGGCGAGATCATCCTGCATACGCGCACGCAACGCATCATCTTCATCGCAGGGCTGGTCGGTATCGTGGTGCTGGCGCTGGTGGTCAGTCTCGCCGCGCATTGA